A window of Dehalogenimonas sp. WBC-2 genomic DNA:
GGAAAGTGAAGACGCCCCAGCCGGTGGCGATGCTGAATAGGGTATGAAGTTCCGGTGGGGTGCCGGGTGGTCCGCTGATGAAGGTGGCGGTCACCGGAAGAGAGAAGTCATTGGTCAGGACGGCGATGGCGACGGCCTGGACGGCCAGAATCAGGCCGACGACGATGTTCCAGACGCGGAGGCTTTTTATCCGCGCTTCAGAATACAGGTCAGCGATCATAAAAGGCTCCTTTTGACGGCGTATTATTTTTCGCGGCTTTCCAAGGTTTGCCGATATTAATTATACATAAATATTCAGTAATGTAGTGTTTTTGTATGAACAACTATGTAATATCATGTGCCACAGTTGGTAATGGTGACGCACAAGATGATAATCATCAAGGGGGGAAACATATTGGAAATTGATGTCAACAATCCGGTGGTGAAGTTATGCGGGGAGGGGATACAGGCTGAGTTAGCAGGCAGAACGACAGAAGCTATAGAACTGTGTACCCGGGCGTGGGAGATGAGGAAAGACGATTACGATGCCTGTATTGCGGCTCATTATATGGCACGGTATCAGGAAAACGCCGAAGATACGCTTAAATGGAACATGAGGGCACTGGAACATGCCGCGGCGGTGGATAAACGCGTCTTGGGGTTCTATGCCTCACTGTACTTGAATGTTGGGAAGTCCAATGAAGACCTTGGTAATTTGCCGGAGGCAAGGCACTATTACGAGCTGGCATCGGCGAAACTGGATATGGTTCCGGACGGGGAATATAAGGAAACGCTGAAAAGCGGGATCAAAACGGCGCTTGAGCGAGTCGGTGAATAACGGCATGCGGCTTCAGGGTAGCCAGGAGTCAGGGCGTCACGTGTCGTCAATCATTCGGCGGACAGCCTGGAGAAGGTCTGAGATCGAATAGGGTTTCTGGAGATAGTGGTAGCCTGATCCGGCGATTTTATCCCGGTTGTTCAATGATCCGACATAGGCGCTGCTCAAGATGACACGGGTGCCGGGGCGCAGATTATGGACGAGATCCATCCCGGTGCCGTCGGGCAGGACGACGTCCGAGACGATCAGGTCAATATCGGCATGACGTTTGAGGGTTTCTTGCGCTGTGGCGAGGCTTTCCGCAGTGTAGACGATGTAGTCCCGGCTCCTGAGGACCCTGGAGGCGAAATCATTGACTAATCTATCATCGTCGACAACAAGTATCTTCTCATTTTTACCGGACGGGTCGGGCTGCATCTTCGGCGGATTATCGGTGCAAGTGCCGGCATCCTCCTCAGAGACGGGCAGATAGATGCGAAAAACGGTGCCCTTATCCGGTTCGCTGTAGACATTGACAAAGCCATGGTGCGATTTGACCACACCGTAAACGACAGCCAACCCAAGTCCGGTGCCTTTGCCCTCCGGCTTGGTGCTGAAGAAAGGTTCAAATATATGCGCGATTGTCTCCTTGTTCATACCAATACCGGTGTCTTCCATCGAGAAACAGACGTAATTTCCCGGTTTGAAATCGGCGTTCATCAGGTAGTGATCCTCATCCAGGTAAATATTCTCCGTCTTGATGGTTAGGTTTCCACCGTCCGGCATGGCGTCCGAGGCATTCACCGCCAGGTTCATCATCACCTGTTCCAGCTGATTGTGGTCGCCGCGGATCTCAAGAATCCCTTCACCCGGCAGAAAGTTGAAATTGATGTTGGCGCGGACGATGTGGCGTAAGAGTTTTTCGACACCCGTTATGACATCGTTGAGGCAGATGATTTCATCCTGTGTCTCGTGACGGCGGCTGAACACCATGAGTTGCTGGGTCAGTTTAGCGGCCCGCTCCCCGGCATGAATGACCTCGGTGATGTTTTCTTTTATCTGTTCTTTGTCGTCAAGGTCATAAAGGGTCATCTCTGCATAGCCCAGGATGCCGGTCAGCAGATTGTTAAAGTCATGGGCGACACCCCCGGCCAACTGGCCGACGGCTTCCATCTTCTGTGATTGGATGAGAGCAGCCTGAATCTTTTCCCTCTCTTCTTCAGTGCGGTGGCGGAGTTTGCGCTCATAGGCATACTCACGGCGCTTCGCGGCCAGTTCTGATGTGCGGCGCCGGATGCTGATGCGGAGTCGGGCGGAGGTCAGAATGAACAGCCCCAGGATGAGAAGGGTTATGCCCATGACCCAGAATACCCAGGGCTGAATCACCGATTTTTCGACAACCGGACTTTCAATCCAGCGCATTAAGGCCTGGTGGTAGATGGAATCAGGATCGGCTTTCATCTCCGCCAGATATGCGTCGATTGTGGAGATCAGCTCCGTGTGTCTGCCTTTGGTGAAAGCGAAACGGATTTCGATGGGATTGAAAATAATATCACTGGGAATCACGTCGTATTCAGGCGCGAGGCGGAGGGCTACTAACCGGTTGACGATGCCCGCCTCGGCGGTACCGTCTGTGAGGGCGGCGAACACAGCGTCATAACTGTCCAGTTCCTCGAAGACGCAATTGATACCGAATAACTGGGTCTGTTTTTGAAAGGCCGAGTAATGGATATCATCTCTGACGGCGGCGATGGTGCGGCCATTCAGATCAAGGATTGAGGTGACGCCGCTGCCTTTAGGCAGATATATCCGGGCCCAGTTGGAGATGATGTTTATAGAATTGAAATCAAAAAGCTGCTGCCGATCGGCATTCACCCCGACCGAAACGAGGATGTCGATGGCGCCGGTTTCCAGCATGTCCAGTCCGTCGCTGAAGATAAGGGGGACGTACTCTATGTTCCAGGACTCAGCTTTGGCAATGCTGTCCAGGACTTCAATGAAAATGCCCTGAGGTTTGCCGTCTTCTTCCCAGAAGACCTGCGGGTGATTCTGGTAGATACCGACCCGGATGGAAGGAGTTTGGGCATGTGCAGGCAATGCCCCAGCGCAGAGAAAGAGAATTGACGCAAGGCATCCCATTATTAACCGATGAATGGGCAGCGGCATAAGCCTTTCTCCTATTTTGTTATTGTTAGATTTTACAAAAAGGATTCTTACCAGATTCTTACCAGAATAAAGGCCTATGAATATTATTAATATTCACACCACTGTTATACAACGGCAGAGGGTAGAAGAGCAATAGCTAAAATATGACAGGCGCAAAGATATCACCGAGTCCATGTTATTTAAGGCTATCACTTCGTTTTCTTGGTAGCGGCCAACCTATTGATGCCTGTATAGCAGCTCATTATATGGTGCCGTATCGGGATAACACCGAAGATAGGCTCAAGTGGGACATGAGGGTGGGGACGTTCGATGAACGCGTGAGGCTTCATTGAAGACGGAACTGGCTCCTGTTACACTCTAATAGTGATAGTTGACTTTCACACTCATATTTTCTCCCCGGAACTCATTGCCCGGCGTGATGAATATGCCGCTAATGACAAGTGTTTTAGTCTGCTGTACGGCAGCGCTAAAGCCAAGCTGCGGACGGCTGAAGAGCTAATTGCCGGGATGGATGCAAGCGGTGCTGACATGGCCGTTATTCAGAATATCGGCTGGACGAACCATGAACGGTGCGTGGAGACCAATGATTATCTCCTGGAAGCGCGGGCGAAATATCCCAATCGGCTGATTACTTTTATTTCGGTGCAGCCAGCGGACATAAGATCGATAGACGAGATAACACGTTGTGCGGCGGCGGGGGCGAAAGGCGTCGGGGAGCTCCGGCCGGATGTGCAGGGGTTTGAACTGAACAACCGGGTGGTCATGGATCCTTTTATCGGCACGCTGGTCGAACAAAACCTGATATTGTCCTGCCATGCTGATGAGCCTCTTGGGCATGATTATCCGGGCAAAGGCGGCGTGACTCCCGAGATACTCTTTCCGTTTATTGAACGATACCCGGATTTGAAATTAGCGCTGGCGCACTGGGGCGGCGGACTGCCTTTTTATACGCTGATGCCGGAAGTGAAGAAAGCGCTGAAGAATGTATGGTTTGACAGCGCGGCGACGCCTTTCTTATATCAGGCCACGGTGTATGAACGCGCGGCAGACCTGATTGGAGCAGACAAGATACTATTTGGTACCGACTGGCCTCTACTTGGTCAGCGGCGGTGCATAGAAGAGCTCCAGGCCCTGAATCTGTCGATGCAGACATTAAACGCTATCCTCGGCGGCAACGCCGAGGCGCTGTTTAGGTTGAACGAGCGATGACTGAGACAGACCTGATCCGCGCTTTTATCGCCGTGGAACTGCCGCAGACAGTCAAAGATGAGCTTGGGGTATTGCAAAAGCGGCTGGCGGCGGCACCGATGGGGGGCATAAAGTGGGTAGCGCCGGAGGGCACCCATCTGACGCTTAAGTTTTTAGGCCCTGTGGCTCCCCAGCGCCTTGATGAAGTGAAAACGGCTATGACCGCGGCGGTTAAGGACATTGGCCGGTTTGAGTTGGGAGTGGCGGGATTGGGTGGATTCCCCAATCTGCGGCGACTGAGCGTGGTGTGGTGCGGTCTCACCGGTGATCTGGGACGACTGAGACAACTGCAACAGGCAATTGAGGAACAGATTTCACCACTGGGTTTCCCCTCTGAAAATCGAGCATTCTCGCCTCACCTGACGCTGGCCCGCCTGCGAGAGGATGTTGCCGCCGAGGCAAGGCAGGCGTTGGCAGAAAAGCTGAGGGAGATCAAATTTGAATCTCAGTATAATATTAGGGTGGATGCGGTCAGCTTAATGCAGAGCCGGCTGCTGCCAGCGGGGGCGGTGTACAGCCGGGTGGGGGAGTTCCCCTTGAAAGCAGACGGGTGAACCTGCTTGTGGTTGAAACATGATGATACACGTTGCGATAGAACCCCCACAGGTTATCGAGGCCGGTCTGGTGATGAAAGTTGCCGCGGTACTTAAGAGGGAACCAAGTGATACGCGGCTGCTATTGGCCGGGAAAATACCCAAGATTATCGCCCATTACGACGACAATGCGGCGGCAGAGTCGGCTGTTGAAGGGCTTAAAAGCCTGGGTTTGACCGCCATGGCCATCGGTGATGAAGAGTTACATCAATCCGTGCCGGGGTTTGAAACGCGGAATCTGGAATTGATGCCCAGGGAAATCATTTTCCGCGACGGTGCCGGACATGAAAAAAGAATAGGCGCAGACGACATTTTTCTGATTATCGAGGGTATCATCCACACCAGAACGGAGACATCAGGTACCAGACAGAGTCGAAAGCTCAATATAGCCGGAACGCTTCTGATGGGCGGCCTGCCGGTTTTTAGCAAGGTCAACGAACCGACCACGGGCCAAACGGTGAATACCGAGCCTTTTATCCGGCTTTATCCTAAAGCTCCCGGCGGCATTATTGTTGAAATAAGCCGGAGTAATTTGACCAGTTATACATTCCTCGGAACCGGGAAACAGGGTTCTTCCTATGTCAATTTTGAAAATACCGTTTTGAAACTTAGAGAATTATGCCCGGCAGCAGTTTTTGATAACCGGCTGATGAAAGTATCGGCGGCGGTGGAGTATTCCGGACGAGCTAATGAAGATAATGCGCTGAACTGCCAGCTTATGTATCTATTCCACCTGATGGTTGCCAGGGGTGAATAGGGACTAAATCTTTGTTTTTAAAGCTTTTCAGGACTTTTTCTCTGACCGGCCAGTACTTTAAACATGCCTAAGTCCGCCCTATACTCCAGCAGTTCACCGGTGGCAAGGTCAAAATACCAGCCGTGCAGGGCGAGAGTGCCGGCGGCGAGCTGTTCAGCGATAAACGGGAAAGAGTGCAGGTTTTCAAGCGACAACAGTATAGTTGCCTGTTCCGCGGCGCGCTGCTGCAATTTTGACTCTTTTCCCGGCAGTTCCGCCAGAATACGTTGCCGCACCGGCGCGGCGATGGACATCCAGCGGGCAACAAAACCGTTGCCCTGACAGCCGCCGTCACCGGTCATCAAAGCCTGAATACCGCCGCATTGAGAATGTCCCAGGACAATGATGTGATCAACTTCCAGGACGCAGACGGCAAATTCAAGAGCGGCGCTCACGCCGTGGTAGCCAACATTTTCCTCATATGGGGGCACTAAATTGGCGACGTTACGGACGGTGAAAATATCGCCGGGTTCACAGTTGGTCAGGATAGCCGGGTCAACCCGTGAATCAGAGCAGCCGATAATCATAGTCTTAGGATTCTGAGCGTGTCGGAGGGTTTGATAGTGAGAGCTGTCAGGGCCGAAATAGTCCTTCTGGAAAGCCCGGAAGCCGGTTATGAAACGTTCTATATCTTTCATTTATCCCTCCCATAGACTCTTTGTAAAGATAAATAAGGACTCCTGTTTACTTGAGATTGCGCCAGCCGAGCGCGGTGACACCGATGGTCAGACTAAGAATGATTGAATCGACGAAAATCATGGCATCCTCCCAGAAGCCCCCTGGAAAGAGCATGATAAGATAATCTGTGCGCGGGTCGAGGAGCCATAAGTCGTTAGCGAAGCTCAACAGGTGGAATTGGGTGAAAAATGCATCGAAATCGGCGATGGCAAGAATGGCCCTAGAAATGACGATGGCCAGGGTAAATGCGCCGCCCCAGAACAGCGGTGCGGCCAGATGCCGGGGTTGCCGTCGGTATAATATGATTCCTGATACCAACGCCGTATAGATGAAAGTAAATGCAAATACCCCGTAATCCAGCCGGACCAGCCCCTTGACGTCATAGAGATGGAGCACCTCACGCTGGTTGAACAGGGTGAACGGCTGGCCGTCCTTCTCGACGGTCAGGTCAATGTATTCTTCGCCGGAATTGAAATAGCCGATCAAGCCGCGGGCGGCTTTGGAAAGCTCGGCATCAGCCAGACCGGTGGTGGTTCCGACCTCATAGCGGTGGAAACCGTACTCGTAGAGAGGCTGGAAATTGACGGCGAAGGCGATCACGGCGCTGGTGATAATCAGCGGCATGACAAGGACCAGACCCCAGGCGGCGGTTTTAGACAGCCGGTCAGTCATCGGTGTCGACATCATCCGGCGTGTCCGCCACTTCTTCAACCTCAGCCAGAATGGCCTTGGCTTCGGCCAGGCGCTCAGGGGCGACCATCACCCGCATGGGCATCAAGGCTGAGGCCACCTGGAGAAAGGTAGCTGTCGCTGATGACTCAATGAAAGCCGGGATACCGGAATCAACCAGGATATCACGCAATAGCGTGGCGGCGAACTCGTTGTCGGCGGTGGCGGCGGCTACCCATTTAGTGTCCATTGTTCTCAAATGTGGCACTGCCGGCAGTGCCTAAAATGGATTGCAGTTCGCTCAAAAGATCATCGTTGCAGGTCACCCGAACCTGCGGCATTTTAAGATGGTACAGGCGGCCGGGGCAAGTGATCTGAAGATTAACGCTTTCCGGACCGGGATAGATGCCCAGGATATTCAGCAATTGGTTGAAAAGCTGGAGATCAGACTCCGGATTATCAGTCTGAGAGAGTACAATATTCAAACGGCAGGACATAGGGCGTGGTGTTTCCTTGTCTATTTGAGTTTTCTTTTGCTCCGGTGAAGCCGGTGCTGTTATCTCGCTGGTACTTTTGGGGTGAGCGGCAACCGATTTTTTTGGCCCGGCAAAGACCGCGGGTTGCTTTGGAGGGAAATTACCGCGGCTGTGATAACCGTTACCGCCAGCCGGTCTCGCCCGTACGATCTGGCCGGCCTGGATGTCATCATTGCCAGCGCCCGGTTGATACAGGCGCACCGCATCGGCGTGGATGGAGCCCCTGTCGCCGCGGAAGACGACCTTGCCTTCAACCAGGAGCACATTGCCTTCCTGCCAGAACTCTTTAGTCTGGGAGTAGAGCTTTGGCCAGGCGACGACCTCAATGCGGCCGTTAAGATCTTCCAGTTCTACGGTGGCGAAAGTGTTACCGTCTCGGGTCTGGGCTGACCGGGCGGATACGACCATGCCGGCCAGTGTCACTACCTGTCCCTCCAGTTCCTCGGTCACCTCGCCGCACAGGGCAGTGGTGTCATGCCCGGCCTGGGCGGCAAAACGGCTGTAAGGGTGGGCTGAAATATAGACGCCCAGGAGTTCCTTTTCCCAGGTGAGCAGATCATTCTCTGAGACGCTGGTGGCTTCCAGTTCCAGCGGGGCGGCGGCTATTTCAGCGATACCGCCGAAAAGATCAAATAATGTGCCCTGGCCGGAGTCTTTGATCTTGCGTTCACGTTCGGCGAAGTCCAGGACGCGTCCGGCGTTGTGTAGCAAAGTGGCGCGGTCACCCAGGCTGTCCAGCGCTCCGGCCTTGATCAAACTCTCCAGCACTCTCCGGTTCATAGCCCCGGCGTCGGCGCGGCGGCAAAAATCCTCGATGTTGCGGTAAAGGCCGTTATTGAGCCGTTCAGCTACCAGCGGTGTCACTGCCGCCTCACCGACGTTCTTGACTGCGGCCAGACCGAAACGGATGGCGGCGCCTTTTTCACCATCTTCAATAGTAAAATTGACATCGCTTTTATTGATGTCCGGCTGCAACAGCTCGATACCCAGGCGGCGACAATCGGCGGCGGCGGCGGAGACTTTTTCGGCCACATCGCGCTGGGTTGCCAGAAACGCGGTCATGTATTCGACGGTATAATTGGCCTTGAGATAGGCCGTCTGGTAAGCGATTAGGGCATAGCTTACGGCGTGGGCTTTGTTGAAAGCATAACCAGCGAATGGTTCGATCAGGGCAAAGATTTCTTCAGCCAATGCCTCGGTGTAACCGTTCTTGAGGGCGCCGGCGATGAAGTTCTGTTTTTGCTTCTGCATCACCGCCACGTTCTTTTTGCCCATGGCTTTTCTGAAAATGTCCGCCTGGCCGAGCGAATAGCCGGAAAAAGCCTGGGCGATAAACAGCACCTGCTCCTGGTAAACGATGACGCCGTAGGTTTCTTTGAGTATTTCCTCCAGGGCGGGGTGGGGGTAGGTGATGGGCTCTTCACCATGCTTGCCGCGGATGAAGCGCGGTATCTGTTCCATCGGGCCGGGGCGGTAGAGGGCGACCATGGCCGCGATGTCAGTAAAATGGGTCGGTTTAAGATCTTTGATATAGCGGCGCATGCCGACGCCTTCCAACTGGAAGACACCCATGGTTTCCCCGGCAGCCAGCAGATCGAAGGTCTTTTGATCATCAAGCGGCAACTGGCGGACGTCCAGCGGCAGGCCGGTGCGTTCCCGGATGATCTCCTGGGCGCGGGACAGGATAGAAAGGTTGGCCAGTCCCAGGAAATCCATCTTAAGCAGGCCGATCTGGGCGATGTCCTCCATGGGAAACTGGGTCATGACCAGATCACTTTTACCGCCCGAAGAGTCACGGTTGAGGCGTTGCAGCGGGGCGTGAAGGGCGAGCGGTTCTTTGGAAATGACCACGCCGGCAGCATGGGTGCTGGCATGACGGGACAGGCCGGATACCTGGCGGGCAGTATCAATGAGTTTTTGCACCGTGCCGTCGGCGGTGACCGCTGCCCGCAGGTCTGCATTTTCCTCCAGGGCTTTTTCCAGGGTCATATGAGGCCCAAAAGGCACCAGTTTGGCAACGCGGTCAACATCGGATAGGTTCATGCCCAGGGCACGACCGACATCACGGATAGCGGCGCGGGCGCCCAAGGTGCCGAAGGTAATGATCTGAGCTACGTGATCCAGGCCGTATTTGTTGGAGACGTATTCGATGACCTCGTCCCGGCGGTCATCCTGGAAATCCATGTCAATATCGGGCATTTCCTTGCGCTCGATGTTAAGGAAACGCTCGAAAACGAGCGAATACTCCAGCGGATCGACCTCAGTGATACCCAGGCATCGAAGAACTATTGAGGCCGCCGCTGAACCGCGGACGCCGTAGTAGATACTGCGTTCTTTGACGAAACGGATGATGTCCCAGACGACCAGAAAGTAATCAGCGAACTGGGTTTTCTCGATAACATCCAGCTCGTAAGCCAGCCGCTCTTTTACCGCGTCGGAGGCATCAGGATAGTAAAGAGGAAGGGCTTTGTGGCACAGGTTGGCGACGTATTGGTCGGAGGTCATGTTGTCAGGGCGCTCAATCTGGGGCAGGTGGAGACGGCCGAACTCCAGCGTCAGGTCACACATAGCGGCAATCTTGTTGGTGTTCTCCAGCGCCTCCGGCAGGTCACGGTAAAGCTCGGCCATTTCAGCCTCGCTCTTCAAATAGAAAGAATCGGACTGCATTTTTAATCGAGAAGTTTCCTGTACTGTGGTGCCGGTGCCGATACACAGCAGCAGATCATGAGTGGCGGCATCCTCACGTCGGATGTAGTGCACATCACCGGTAGCCACTAAAGGGATGCCAAGTTCCTGGGATATGTTAATCAGGCCATTGTTGATCCTGTCCAGTTCCGGCATGGGATGACGCTGGATTTCAAAAAAGAAATCACCGGCAAAGGTATCGCGGTACCATTCGGCTACCTGACTGGCTTCACTCAGGCGGTTTTCCAAGATGAGCCGCGGCACCTCACCGGAAGGACAGGCGGACAGGGCGATAAGACCCTCACAGTATTTGGCAAGTACTTCTTTATCTATCCGCGGCTTGTAGTAAAAACCATCGGTGTTGGCTAATGACACTAATTGCAGCAGATTGCGGTAGCCGGTGAGATTTTTGGCCAGCAGCACCAGGTGACGGTGGTTTTTGTCGGCGGCGGTCTTATCGGTGCGGGCGTTGGGGGCGATATAAACCTCGCAGCCGATGATCGGTTTGATGTCCTGGGCCTGGCATTCACGGTAAAACTTGAGGACGCCGTGCATGGCGCCATGGTCGGTTATGGCCAGAGCGGTCATGCCCAGTTCTTTGGCGCGGGCCACCAGAACCGGAATCCGGCACATGCCGTCCAGCAGACTGAACTCAGTATGAACGTGGAGATGAGTAAACATAAGGCAAAATCCGAGATTATTATACCATCCGGGAGGGTGTGACGTCCCATTAATAATCGGCCAGGGTTAGTTGAAATCAGGTACTGGGAGACCGTGTCCCGCCGGATTTACATTCCCGAGTCCGGACTATTTTATGTTGGGGTATCTTCTGTAATTCTGTGAATAACCACACTTCCGGCGATCAATAACACGTAGGCTGCAATCAGCCATAAAATGTCACTCCATTGCGCACCGGTGATAAGGGCAAAAAGCGTAATAAACAAGAGGATCGAATATACGGTTATTGATGTCCGGCTGCCTTTACGCGGGGAACGAATAACATAATAGATAAGAAGGAAGGGAATCAGCAAAAACCCCAAGGAAGTCAGAATTAACATAGCTAAAGCCGGGGGGTCATGTGTTGTCGATTCCTTGAAATATAAAACAAAACGTGACAGTCCTAGAAGTGCCGCCCCAACGCCCATGAGCGCCAAGCCGAGATGTCGCTTTTGATCGTCGGTCAATTTTTGAGCCCTCCCCAAAACTTAGTCACTAGCGCTTCATTTTAGTACTTCCTAGAACTTTTTGATATATCCGACCCATCATTTTACCTACACCAGGCTTCCATAATGGGGTGACGGATTGAAATCATAACCTTGATAGGTTATGATGGTTAAA
This region includes:
- a CDS encoding integral membrane protein — translated: MTDRLSKTAAWGLVLVMPLIITSAVIAFAVNFQPLYEYGFHRYEVGTTTGLADAELSKAARGLIGYFNSGEEYIDLTVEKDGQPFTLFNQREVLHLYDVKGLVRLDYGVFAFTFIYTALVSGIILYRRQPRHLAAPLFWGGAFTLAIVISRAILAIADFDAFFTQFHLLSFANDLWLLDPRTDYLIMLFPGGFWEDAMIFVDSIILSLTIGVTALGWRNLK
- a CDS encoding metal-dependent hydrolase-like protein, whose protein sequence is MIVDFHTHIFSPELIARRDEYAANDKCFSLLYGSAKAKLRTAEELIAGMDASGADMAVIQNIGWTNHERCVETNDYLLEARAKYPNRLITFISVQPADIRSIDEITRCAAAGAKGVGELRPDVQGFELNNRVVMDPFIGTLVEQNLILSCHADEPLGHDYPGKGGVTPEILFPFIERYPDLKLALAHWGGGLPFYTLMPEVKKALKNVWFDSAATPFLYQATVYERAADLIGADKILFGTDWPLLGQRRCIEELQALNLSMQTLNAILGGNAEALFRLNER
- a CDS encoding 2'-5' RNA ligase, with translation MTETDLIRAFIAVELPQTVKDELGVLQKRLAAAPMGGIKWVAPEGTHLTLKFLGPVAPQRLDEVKTAMTAAVKDIGRFELGVAGLGGFPNLRRLSVVWCGLTGDLGRLRQLQQAIEEQISPLGFPSENRAFSPHLTLARLREDVAAEARQALAEKLREIKFESQYNIRVDAVSLMQSRLLPAGAVYSRVGEFPLKADG
- a CDS encoding DNA polymerase III alpha subunit, which translates into the protein MFTHLHVHTEFSLLDGMCRIPVLVARAKELGMTALAITDHGAMHGVLKFYRECQAQDIKPIIGCEVYIAPNARTDKTAADKNHRHLVLLAKNLTGYRNLLQLVSLANTDGFYYKPRIDKEVLAKYCEGLIALSACPSGEVPRLILENRLSEASQVAEWYRDTFAGDFFFEIQRHPMPELDRINNGLINISQELGIPLVATGDVHYIRREDAATHDLLLCIGTGTTVQETSRLKMQSDSFYLKSEAEMAELYRDLPEALENTNKIAAMCDLTLEFGRLHLPQIERPDNMTSDQYVANLCHKALPLYYPDASDAVKERLAYELDVIEKTQFADYFLVVWDIIRFVKERSIYYGVRGSAAASIVLRCLGITEVDPLEYSLVFERFLNIERKEMPDIDMDFQDDRRDEVIEYVSNKYGLDHVAQIITFGTLGARAAIRDVGRALGMNLSDVDRVAKLVPFGPHMTLEKALEENADLRAAVTADGTVQKLIDTARQVSGLSRHASTHAAGVVISKEPLALHAPLQRLNRDSSGGKSDLVMTQFPMEDIAQIGLLKMDFLGLANLSILSRAQEIIRERTGLPLDVRQLPLDDQKTFDLLAAGETMGVFQLEGVGMRRYIKDLKPTHFTDIAAMVALYRPGPMEQIPRFIRGKHGEEPITYPHPALEEILKETYGVIVYQEQVLFIAQAFSGYSLGQADIFRKAMGKKNVAVMQKQKQNFIAGALKNGYTEALAEEIFALIEPFAGYAFNKAHAVSYALIAYQTAYLKANYTVEYMTAFLATQRDVAEKVSAAAADCRRLGIELLQPDINKSDVNFTIEDGEKGAAIRFGLAAVKNVGEAAVTPLVAERLNNGLYRNIEDFCRRADAGAMNRRVLESLIKAGALDSLGDRATLLHNAGRVLDFAERERKIKDSGQGTLFDLFGGIAEIAAAPLELEATSVSENDLLTWEKELLGVYISAHPYSRFAAQAGHDTTALCGEVTEELEGQVVTLAGMVVSARSAQTRDGNTFATVELEDLNGRIEVVAWPKLYSQTKEFWQEGNVLLVEGKVVFRGDRGSIHADAVRLYQPGAGNDDIQAGQIVRARPAGGNGYHSRGNFPPKQPAVFAGPKKSVAAHPKSTSEITAPASPEQKKTQIDKETPRPMSCRLNIVLSQTDNPESDLQLFNQLLNILGIYPGPESVNLQITCPGRLYHLKMPQVRVTCNDDLLSELQSILGTAGSATFENNGH
- a CDS encoding carbonic anhydrase, whose amino-acid sequence is MKDIERFITGFRAFQKDYFGPDSSHYQTLRHAQNPKTMIIGCSDSRVDPAILTNCEPGDIFTVRNVANLVPPYEENVGYHGVSAALEFAVCVLEVDHIIVLGHSQCGGIQALMTGDGGCQGNGFVARWMSIAAPVRQRILAELPGKESKLQQRAAEQATILLSLENLHSFPFIAEQLAAGTLALHGWYFDLATGELLEYRADLGMFKVLAGQRKSPEKL